One Helianthus annuus cultivar XRQ/B chromosome 7, HanXRQr2.0-SUNRISE, whole genome shotgun sequence genomic region harbors:
- the LOC110942031 gene encoding replication protein A 70 kDa DNA-binding subunit C codes for MELYICDRCYYLILHCIRLPSIASISLNFSSMALNKVTLISDLDVLLESYKLKVKIIRLWKQTVRGNPKETYAIEMVLMDEQGNKIQAKVWKQCVSKFENLHEENGDFYIEKPQLASNDSPYKYANNRYKLTFNWVTKVTKCTDFNGPDTNLAFATLPSILADEPKKDCTIDVIGEVLQCFEMEYHMINGIRTKKQNVEVRDLDNLKIYVTLWGVFVDQMQAYLKDNAEKRPCVIILQFGKLKWHRGRAYVSNSYYSVSRLLINDQTKEIIEYKKKLLSKAANDSSSSQRSTSSSIVYSLHNEFVHKFPFSSIANIQGFKKEQSVIILGTIKGIRKDAGWYYHACNKCTRKVEKNGFH; via the exons ATGGAGCTATATATATGTGATCGGTGTTACTATCTAATTCTCCACTGCATACGGCTTCCCTCAATTGCGAGTATTAGCTTAAATTTCAG TTCAATGGCTTTAAATAAAGTTACTCTCATCAGTGACCTTGATGTGTTACTCGAAAGCTACAAACTCAAGGTGAAAATCATTCGTTTGTGGAAACAAACTGTACGCGGAAATCCGAAGGAAACCTATGCTATTGAAATGGTCCTAATGGACGAGCAG GGAAATAAGATTCAAGCTAAAGTTTGGAAACAGTGTGTTTCTAAATTTGAGAATTTACACGAAGAAAATGGTGACTTTTACATTGAAAAACCCCAACTTGCTAGCAATGATTCACCGTATAAGTATGCAAATAACCGCTACAAACTTACTTTTAACTGGGTCACGAAGGTTACAAAGTGCACTGATTTTAATGGGCCGGATACTAATTTGGCCTTTGCAACCTTGCCGTCTATTTTGGCAGACGAACCAAAGAAAGACTGCACAATTG ATGTTATCGGTGAAGTTTTACAGTGTTTTGAGATGGAGTACCATATGATAAACGGTATCCGAACAAAAAAACAGAACGTGGAAGTCAGAGATCTAGA CAACCTTAAAATATATGTTACTTTATGGGGAGTCTTTGTTGATCAAATGCAAGCTTACTTGAAAGATAACGCGGAGAAGAGACCATGTGTAATCATTCTTCAGTTTGGGAAATTGAAGTGGCATCGAG gtCGCGCGTATGTTTCAAATTCTTACTACTCTGTTAGCAGGCTGTTGATCAATGATCAGACTAAAGAAATTATTGAATATAAGAAAAA GCTGCTTTCCAAAGCTGCTAATGATAGTTCTTCGAGTCAACGTAGCACATCTTCATCGATTGTGTATTCCTTGCATAATGAATTTGTTCATAAGTTTCCTTTCAGTAGTATTGCTAATATCCAGGGCTTTAAAAAG GAACAATCGGTTATAATTCTTGGTACTATCAAGGGGATTCGCAAAGATGCTGGATGGTACTATCATGCTTGCAATAAATGTACTCGAAAGGTTGAAAAAAATGGTTTTCATTAA
- the LOC110942029 gene encoding sugar transporter ERD6-like 5 codes for MGSRSEEEEDETLLLTTTDGRPPAATPVLVFSTLVAVCGSFVYGSAVGFSSPAQTGMMDDLGLSVDEYSVFGSILTIGAMVGAVMSGKIADQLGRRWTMGLSQMFCLLGWLAILYSQVSWLLDAGRLFIGYGIGVTSYVVPVYIAEITPKNLRGAFTNVNQLMIAIGISVMWLVGIIIPWRTLALIGTVPCVLQVLGLFFIPESPRWLAKNGRWKDSESALQKLRGKNAGIFEEAAEIRDYTETLHQLSETGVFDLFQPEYTRSLIVGVGLMVLQQFGGVNAIAFYANSIFISAGFSSSIGSIALVIVQIPFTILGVLLMDVSGRRPLLMVSAAGTCLGCLFLGISFLLQDLHEYKELSPILALVGVLVFKGSFSLGMGGIPWVIMSEIFPINIKSSAGSLVTVVNWFGSWVVTYFFNFLMKCSTEGTFFLFSGVCCVTILFVAKLVPETKGRTLEEIQASMNPLTTSSLSDL; via the exons ATGGGAAGTAGAagcgaagaagaagaagatgagacTTTGTTGCTTACCACCACCGACGGTAGGCCTCCTGCCGCCACACCTGTGCTTGTCTTCAGCACTCTTGTGGCCGTTTGTGGATCTTTCGTTTACGGTTCTGCT GTTGGCTTTTCATCTCCTGCTCAAACTGGAATGATGGATGATCTTGGCCTCTCCGTGGATGAG TACTCAGTTTTCGGTTCAATATTGACGATTGGAGCAATGGTAGGTGCTGTTATGAGTGGGAAAATAGCTGATCAACTTGGACGGAGATGG ACCATGGGACTGTCTCAAATGTTCTGTTTGTTAGGGTGGTTGGCAATCTTATATTCACAG GTTTCTTGGTTACTCGATGCTGGAAGACTATTTATAGGATATGGAATTGGGGTTACCTCCTATGTG GTACCAGTTTATATAGCAGAAATAACACCTAAAAACCTCCGTGGAGCATTTACTAATGTTAATCAG CTGATGATAGCTATTGGCATATCTGTAATGTGGCTTGTTGGAATTATTATTCCCTGGCGCACACTAGCTCTTATTG GAACCGTTCCATGCGTACTACAGGTTCTAGGCCTTTTCTTCATTCCCGAGTCTCCTAGATGGCTG GCAAAAAACGGTCGGTGGAAAGACTCCGAGTCTGCTCTACAGAAACTTAGGGGAAAGAATGCTGGAATCTTTGAAGAAGCTGCGGAAATCAGA GATTATACGGAAACGCTTCATCAGTTGTCAGAAACTGGAGTCTTCGATCTGTTTCAACCAGAATATACTAGATCTCTTATT GTTGGAGTTGGACTTATGGTATTGCAGCAATTTGGAGGTGTCAATGCTATTGCATTTTATGCTAATTCTATCTTTATTTCTGCTG GGTTTTCAAGTAGCATTGGATCAATAGCATTAGTTATTGTTCAG ATTCCATTTACAATATTAGGTGTACTTCTGATGGATGTTTCAGGTAGACGTCCTCTACTGATG GTTTCTGCAGCTGGAACATGCTTGGGTTGTCTCTTCTTGGGGATATCTTTTTTGCTAcag GACCTTCATGAATACAAGGAGTTAAGCCCCATATTGGCACTTGTCGGGGTATTG GTATTTAAAGGATCATTTTCACTGGGCATGGGAGGAATTCCATGGGTCATTATGTCTGAG ATCTTTCCTATAAATATTAAGAGCTCTGCTGGCAGCCTGGTGACAGTAGTTAACTGGTTTGGTTCTTGGGTCGTTACATACTTTTTTAACTTCCTGATGAAGTGCAGCACCGAAG gaacctttttcttgttttctggCGTATGCTGCGTTACCATTTTGTTCGTTGCAAAATTAGTACCAGAGACCAAGGGCCGGACACTAGAAGAAATACAAGCGTCAATGAACCCATTGACGACTTCGTCTCTCTCTGATCTATAA